From Rhodamnia argentea isolate NSW1041297 chromosome 10, ASM2092103v1, whole genome shotgun sequence, a single genomic window includes:
- the LOC115742361 gene encoding probable purple acid phosphatase 20 → MRPLLALLALIAAAFAGACFNPAAAAEGTSSYNRPEPRPAMFVRDSDNEDSASPQQVHTSLVGQDKMRISWITQDSAPPTVEYGKSPGVYQNSATGNTTSYKYALYTSGEIHDVVIGPLEPDTVYYYRCSSDSTGEFSFKTPSAQLPIKFAIAGDLGQTGWTKSTLQHIAQSNYDVLLLPGDLSYADFYQPRWDSFGRLVEPLASQRPWMVTQGNHEIEKVPIIHPDPFTSYNARWRMPFEESGSDSNLYYSFDVAGVHIIMLGSYTDFDPSSAQYKWLQADLGKVDRTRTPWIVVLIHAPWYNSNTAHQGEKESVSMKASMEGLLYQARVDMVFAGHVHAYERFTRVYNGKADACGPVHITIGDGGNREGLAKRYMNPTPLISVFREASFGHGQLDVVNATHALWTWHRNDNDEAVEADSTWLASLLSDPACKL, encoded by the exons ATGAGGCCGCTTCTCGCCCTTCTCGCTCTGATTGCCGCGGCCTTCGCCGGGGCCTGCTTCAACCCCGCGGCAGCAGCGGAGGGCACGTCGTCCTACAATCGACCGGAACCGCGGCCCGCCATGTTCGTCCGCGACTCCGACAACGAGGACTCGGCTTCTCCTCAACAG GTGCATACATCTCTGGTGGGTCAAGATAAAATGAGGATCTCATGGATCACCCAGGACTCGGCTCCTCCGACCGTGGAATACGGCAAGTCGCCGGGCGTATACCAGAATTCAGCAACAGGAAATACTACTTCATACAAGTACGCGCTGTACACGTCCGGGGAAATCCACGATGTAGTCATCGGTCCGCTGGAACCGGATACAGTATATTACTATCGATGTAGCTCAGACTCGACTGGGGAATTCAGTTTCAAGACACCTTCTGCGCAGTTACCAATCAAATTCGCAATAGCAG GCGACCTCGGACAGACAGGatggaccaaatcaacccttCAACACATAGCGCAATCGAACTATGACGTCCTGCTGCTGCCCGGCGACCTGTCTTATGCCGACTTCTACCAGCCTAGGTGGGACTCGTTCGGCCGCCTGGTCGAGCCCCTGGCCAGCCAGAGGCCCTGGATGGTGACCCAAGGCAACCACGAAATTGAGAAGGTGCCGATCATCCATCCTGATCCCTTCACGTCCTACAACGCGAGGTGGCGGATGCCGTTCGAGGAGAGCGGCTCGGACAGCAACCTGTACTACTCGTTCGATGTCGCCGGGGTCCACATCATCATGCTGGGCTCATACACGGACTTCGACCCGAGCTCAGCCCAGTACAAGTGGTTGCAAGCTGACTTGGGGAAGGTGGACCGGACGAGGACCCCTTGGATCGTGGTGCTGATCCATGCTCCGTGGTACAATTCTAACACTGCTCATCAAGGCGAGAAGGAATCGGTCAGTATGAAGGCCTCCATGGAAGGTTTGCTGTATCAAGCACGAGTCGACATGGTTTTCGCGGGGCATGTGCATGCCTACGAGCGCTTC ACCCGCGTCTACAACGGAAAAGCCGATGCTTGCGGTCCGGTGCACATCACCATTGGCGACGGCGGCAACCGTGAAGGACTTGCCAAAAG GTACATGAATCCGACACCGCTGATATCGGTTTTCCGGGAGGCGAGCTTTGGGCACGGGCAACTGGACGTGGTGAATGCAACTCATGCGCTTTGGACATGGCACAGGAATGACAACGATGAGGCTGTGGAAGCAGATTCGACTTGGTTGGCCAGCCTCTTGTCCGACCCTGCCTGTAAATTGTGA
- the LOC115742260 gene encoding protein TERMINAL FLOWER 1-like, with protein MARALEPLTVGRVIGDVIDPFTPSIRMSVRFSGKQVNNGHELYPSSVAARPRVEIHGGDMRSFFTLVMTDPDVPGPSDPYLREHLHWIVTDIPGTTDATFGREVVSYEIPRPNIGIHRFVFILFRQKRRQQISQPSSRDCFSTRNFAAENDFDLPVAAVYFNAQRETAARRR; from the exons atggcaaggGCTTTGGAGCCTCTGACAGTTGGGAGAGTGATTGGGGATGTGATTGACCCGTTCACCCCAAGCATAAGAATGAGTGTGAGATTCAGTGGGAAGCAAGTGAATAATGGGCATGAGCTCTACCCTTCCTCCGTTGCCGCCAGACCCAGGGTTGAGATTCATGGGGGTGATATGAGGTCCTTCTTCACTCTG GTCATGACAGATCCAGATGTTCCGGGTCCGAGTGATCCTTACTTGAGAGAGCACCTTCACTG GATTGTTACTGATATTCCTGGAACTACGGATGCCACATTCG GAAGGGAAGTGGTGAGCTACGAGATCCCGAGGCCGAACATAGGGATCCACCGGTTCGTCTTCATCCTCTTCAGACAAAAACGGCGACAGCAAATTAGCCAACCTTCTTCAAGAGACTGTTTTAGCACCCGCAACTTCGCCGCCGAGAATGACTTTGACCTTCCGGTCGCAGCTGTTTACTTCAACGCCCAGAGGGAAACCGCCGCGAGAAGACGCTGA
- the LOC115742346 gene encoding CAAX prenyl protease 2, translating to METPSTSPQVNNHDRDGLVSFTLPPTSPSREHRPIRSCSGSSCGGGPLPPLPLGLALADPAMEGPGLSKPAALVACFSLALLYVATLYAPTVVLRLPPPSSFKRFMIRRFACAAVSSLVSVVATALVLPVRRWEVCDLLAVYGIRGDHVWQAVVLPLSLTSLMYGGSLSLKLLLWVDSWKEHQNCFSFEYIYTSLQFLFRWILSGASNILAWRNFVVAPLTEELVFRACMISILLCGGFEKSSVIILCPILFSLAHLNHFMEIYMQQNRQLIKASMIIGLQLGYTVVFGSYASFLFIRTGHLLAPLVAHVFCNFMGLPVLFSRGKGIATAAFVAGMMGFLWLFFPMTRPDLYNDRTNNCRCWHAYCSWI from the exons ATGGAGACTCCAAGTACTTCACCGCAAGTCAACAACCACGATCGCGACGGGCTTGTCAGCTTCACTCTCCCTCCCACTTCCCCAAGTCGCGAACACCGCCCCATCCGGAGCTGCTCCGGCTCCTCCTGCGGCGGCGGTCCCCTGCCTCCGCTTCCGCTAGGGCTCGCGCTCGCCGATCCAGCAATGGAAGGCCCAGGCCTGTCGAAGCCGGCCGCGCTCGTCGCCTGCTTTTCCTTGGCCCTTCTCTACGTCGCCACTCTCTACGCGCCCACCGTCGTCCTCCGTCTCCCTCCCCCCTCCTCCTTCAAGCGCTTCATGATCAGGCGCTTTGCCTGCGCCGCCGTCTCGTCTCTGGTCTCGGTCGTCGCGACCGCCCTCGTTCTCCCG GTAAGAAGATGGGAGGTTTGTGATTTGCTGGCTGTTTACGGCATCAGAGGAGACCATGTG TGGCAAGCTGTGGTTCTTCCTCTGTCGTTGACCTCTCTTATGTACGGTGGGAGTTTGTCCCTCAAGTTGTTGTTATGGGTGGATTCATGGAAGGAACATCAGAATTGCTTTTCCTTCGAGTATATCTACACTTCTTTGCAGTTTCTATTCAGGTGGATTCTCTCCGGGGCTTCGAATATTCTGGCTTGGCGTAATTTCGTTGTG GCGCCATTGACGGAAGAGTTGGTTTTTAGAGCATGTATGATATCCATACTTCTCTGTGGAGGATTCGAAAAGTCCAGCGTCATTATTCTGTGCCCGATTTTGTTCAGCTTGG CACACTTGAATCATTTCATGGAGATCTATATGCAGCAAAACCGTCAATTGATAAAAGCTTCAATGATCATAG GCCTCCAGCTTGGATATACTGTTGTCTTTGGTTCATATGCATCATTTCTGTTTATCCGGACTG GACATCTTCTTGCTCCGTTAGTTGCTCATGTCTTTTGCAATTTCATGGGATTGCCTGTGTTATTTTCACGCGGTAAAG GAATTGCAACTGCGGCATTTGTAGCTGGAATGATGGGGTTTCTATGGCTCTTTTTTCCTATGACAAGGCCGGATTTGTATAATGACCGAACTAACAATTGTAGATGTTGGCATGCATACTGTTCTTGGATCTAA
- the LOC115742336 gene encoding protein YIPF5 homolog produces the protein MTREFAVPPVVFPSGGNPATGNLQQRRVPTAPFQPPRPSSSSIPFMSFDIGPATSTSTLYGGPIGTGGGPSGSANFDDEEPLLDELGIHPEQIWKKTKSILNPFRVNPAVHKDSDLSGPIILYLSLCLFQLLAGKIQFGVILGWIVVSSMFLYVVFNMLAGRNGKLNLHACTSVVGYCMLPVVILSAAMLFLPQASVVRFVIAGVFVLWATRASTALMVALAEGEEEHRGLVAYACFLIYTLFSLLVIF, from the coding sequence ATGACGAGGGAATTCGCCGTCCCGCCGGTGGTCTTCCCCTCCGGCGGAAACCCCGCCACCGGGAACCTCCAGCAGCGCCGCGTCCCCACGGCGCCGTTCCAGCCCCCGCGACCTTCGAGCTCGAGCATCCCCTTCATGTCGTTCGACATCGGCCccgccacctccacctccaccctCTACGGCGGTCCCATCGGGACCGGCGGGGGCCCCTCCGGCTCGGCGAACTTCGATGACGAGGAGCCTCTCCTCGACGAGCTCGGCATCCATCCCGAACAGATCTGGAAGAAGACCAAATCGATCCTCAACCCTTTCCGCGTGAACCCGGCCGTTCACAAGGACTCCGATCTGTCTGGCCCGATCATCTTGTACCTCTCGCTCTGCCTGTTCCAGTTGCTCGCCGGAAAGATCCAATTCGGTGTGATCCTAGGGTGGATCGTGGTCTCTTCAATGTTTCTTTACGTGGTGTTCAACATGCTCGCTGGGCGTAACGGCAAACTGAATCTGCACGCGTGTACGAGCGTCGTTGGGTACTGTATGCTGCCTGTGGTGATCTTGTCGGCGGCGATGCTGTTCTTGCCTCAAGCGAGTGTGGTCCGGTTCGTGATCGCTGGGGTCTTTGTGTTGTGGGCGACGAGGGCGTCCACGGCCCTGATGGTGGCGCTTGCCGAAGGCGAGGAGGAGCATCGTGGTCTTGTTGCGTACGCGTGCTTTTTGATTTACACTCTATTTTCTTTGCTCGTCATATTTTAG